In Zobellia roscoffensis, the following are encoded in one genomic region:
- a CDS encoding SusC/RagA family TonB-linked outer membrane protein, which yields MKTKPNGTPLGYVKSSLLLTMKIFIFFFSVLSFGFTAEKGFSQNKKITFTEDAKLSIEEVLEVVKKQTDYNFIYRSNLFVGSPLVQVKKGTVKVGDLLKRCATLTDLEFKFDDSGSILLQRKIKAVPNKIMQLSITGTVIDKGGMPLPGANIVEKGTTNGVTADFDGKFSITTSNKDAVLVVSYIGFATKEISINGQTNVVITLEESAAGLEEVVVVGYGSQSKKKITSAVSEVDMGGVQDMPNSTSGQVLQGRVSGVTISESNGSPGASPSIRVRGISSINAGIEPLVVIDGFPVGNGIPQSLNPNDIEKITVLKDAASTSIYGARGTNGVVLIQTLKAKETRSEFSYSGSSGFQSVPNNWRPQTLNAQDYAQYNIERIQEINERSGNNSPVPQIYLDALNNSQNSGTDWQDLLMRSALFQDHNLTFRGGNNKFKGVVSAGYLNQEGVLLNTDFSRLSLRANADATINDWLKAGTNMFVSYSNNNSIPENGSRGVLMKAITASPLQSPYDETGELKPYIPADSPGYFAYANPIFQAESLTNNRVERDINASFNLDMQILPGLHYKPQIYGRLLTREVNTFTPSSIGRHAIGNASNLAPGAPPFVNSGANQKSDITNWGIDNLLSYDVTIQNHSLSALLGYTAQKQTGELSTINATGFPSDVTLNYLEAAEVSAAITDFTNWSLAAYFARFSYDYKSKYLAEINFRREGSSRFGNNNKYGNFPSASVGWRISEEQFFPQEFLMNELKLRASYGITGNSAIGDFDRFGTIISTPNLNNLDNNFNYVLNDNIQVGKSLTSLGSNNLKWETSKQLDLGLSMGFFNDAITLNASYFEKTTEDMLFNLSIPKASGFSSTRTNIGEMVNKGVDLELGGRVNSGDFSWSSNLNLSFIKNEVTYLPEEISQIISTWNITQVGLPVGSLRGYVIDGIFNTQEQLDDPNLHGWPGAKQLGAYIYRDVDGDGVISGLDRDHIGNPHPKTILGFNNVFNYKNFSLSILATGAFGYEIIPQLNEVLYNEKGRWNVSSEFLNRWRSTEDPGNGLIPAIHYPGQHAASNLWLEKGDHLWIKNVSMGYQIPDSILENVFIKSLRFNFSVQNLAKFTSYSGWNPQVSNFGNNPQRLGVDDFSYPINRTYTLGVNINF from the coding sequence ATGAAAACTAAACCAAATGGGACTCCCCTTGGCTATGTCAAGTCATCCCTACTTTTAACTATGAAAATTTTCATCTTTTTCTTTTCGGTCCTTTCATTCGGGTTTACCGCAGAAAAAGGATTTTCACAAAACAAAAAGATTACGTTTACCGAAGATGCTAAGCTTTCCATCGAAGAAGTGCTCGAGGTTGTTAAAAAGCAGACAGATTACAATTTTATATATCGATCAAACTTATTCGTCGGTAGTCCGTTGGTCCAAGTTAAAAAAGGTACTGTCAAAGTTGGAGATTTGCTTAAGAGGTGTGCTACCTTAACTGACCTTGAGTTCAAATTTGACGATAGCGGATCTATCCTCTTACAGAGAAAAATAAAAGCTGTCCCTAACAAAATAATGCAACTGTCCATTACCGGTACTGTAATAGACAAAGGTGGCATGCCCTTACCAGGTGCTAACATTGTGGAAAAAGGCACTACTAATGGCGTTACAGCAGATTTTGACGGAAAATTTTCTATTACAACATCTAATAAAGATGCCGTTCTTGTGGTCTCCTATATAGGATTCGCCACAAAAGAAATCTCCATTAACGGTCAAACAAATGTTGTAATAACTCTAGAAGAGAGTGCTGCAGGTTTGGAGGAAGTTGTGGTGGTAGGGTATGGTTCGCAAAGTAAAAAAAAGATTACCTCTGCCGTCTCCGAAGTTGATATGGGCGGTGTACAAGACATGCCTAACTCTACTTCAGGACAAGTTCTGCAAGGTAGGGTTTCCGGGGTTACGATTAGTGAAAGCAATGGTTCTCCAGGGGCATCACCCAGTATTAGGGTACGTGGTATTAGCTCTATTAATGCGGGGATAGAACCCTTGGTGGTTATAGATGGCTTTCCGGTAGGCAATGGTATACCTCAGAGTCTTAACCCAAACGATATTGAAAAAATCACGGTTCTCAAAGATGCCGCATCCACCTCTATTTATGGAGCAAGGGGAACTAACGGTGTGGTTTTAATACAAACGCTAAAGGCTAAAGAAACAAGAAGTGAATTTTCCTATAGTGGGTCTAGCGGATTTCAGTCCGTACCTAACAATTGGCGCCCTCAAACACTGAATGCGCAAGATTATGCGCAATACAATATAGAACGAATTCAGGAGATTAATGAAAGAAGCGGAAACAACAGTCCAGTTCCTCAAATCTATCTGGATGCGCTTAACAACTCTCAAAATAGTGGTACCGATTGGCAAGATTTACTAATGCGCAGCGCCCTTTTTCAAGACCACAATCTTACATTTAGAGGAGGTAACAACAAATTTAAAGGCGTAGTTTCTGCCGGGTATTTGAACCAAGAAGGTGTTTTACTCAATACTGATTTTTCTAGGTTATCACTAAGGGCAAATGCTGATGCGACCATTAATGATTGGTTAAAGGCAGGAACCAATATGTTCGTTTCCTACTCTAACAATAATTCAATTCCGGAAAACGGGTCTCGCGGGGTTCTAATGAAGGCCATTACAGCAAGCCCATTACAGTCTCCATATGACGAAACAGGGGAACTGAAACCCTATATACCCGCAGATTCACCAGGCTACTTTGCCTATGCAAATCCGATATTCCAAGCGGAGTCCCTTACTAATAATAGGGTAGAAAGAGATATAAACGCGAGTTTCAACCTAGATATGCAAATTCTTCCAGGCTTGCATTACAAGCCTCAAATTTATGGAAGATTGTTAACCCGAGAAGTTAACACATTCACCCCAAGTAGTATTGGTAGACATGCCATTGGTAATGCTTCCAATCTGGCTCCAGGAGCACCCCCTTTTGTAAATTCAGGTGCAAATCAAAAGAGTGACATTACCAATTGGGGCATTGACAATCTTTTGTCTTATGATGTTACTATTCAAAACCATTCACTCAGTGCCTTATTAGGCTACACTGCCCAAAAACAAACTGGCGAACTCTCGACTATCAACGCCACCGGTTTCCCTAGTGATGTAACCCTAAATTACTTAGAGGCGGCCGAAGTATCAGCGGCAATTACTGATTTCACCAATTGGTCGTTAGCAGCTTATTTTGCTCGTTTCAGCTACGACTACAAATCAAAATACTTAGCGGAAATTAATTTTAGAAGAGAGGGGTCGTCTAGGTTTGGGAATAATAATAAATACGGTAATTTCCCTTCCGCATCGGTAGGTTGGAGAATCTCCGAAGAACAGTTCTTTCCCCAAGAATTTCTAATGAACGAGCTTAAATTAAGAGCAAGCTACGGGATAACAGGTAACTCCGCCATTGGCGATTTTGACCGATTTGGCACCATCATTTCCACTCCAAACCTAAATAATCTTGACAACAATTTCAATTACGTATTGAACGATAATATACAAGTTGGTAAATCATTGACCTCACTAGGATCGAACAATCTAAAATGGGAAACTAGCAAACAATTAGACTTGGGGCTTTCTATGGGCTTCTTTAATGATGCCATTACCTTAAATGCCAGTTATTTTGAAAAAACTACCGAAGATATGCTCTTCAACTTGTCAATACCAAAAGCATCAGGTTTTTCTTCAACTAGAACCAATATTGGAGAGATGGTAAACAAAGGGGTTGACCTTGAGTTGGGGGGACGAGTAAATAGTGGTGATTTTTCCTGGAGTAGCAATTTGAACTTATCATTCATTAAAAATGAAGTTACCTATCTTCCTGAAGAAATCTCTCAGATTATATCTACATGGAATATCACCCAAGTAGGATTACCAGTAGGCTCTTTAAGAGGATATGTTATTGATGGAATTTTTAATACCCAAGAACAATTAGACGACCCCAATCTACACGGATGGCCAGGGGCCAAACAGTTAGGAGCCTATATTTATCGGGATGTAGATGGAGATGGGGTTATTAGTGGTCTTGACAGGGACCATATTGGAAATCCACACCCCAAAACAATTTTAGGCTTTAATAATGTTTTCAACTATAAAAATTTCTCTTTATCCATATTGGCCACAGGTGCTTTTGGTTATGAAATTATTCCACAACTGAACGAAGTTCTTTATAATGAAAAAGGACGTTGGAACGTAAGTTCTGAATTCTTGAACAGGTGGCGATCTACGGAAGACCCTGGTAACGGGTTAATACCCGCTATACACTATCCAGGGCAACACGCCGCATCTAACCTTTGGCTAGAGAAGGGTGACCATTTATGGATTAAAAATGTGAGTATGGGCTATCAAATACCCGATTCTATTTTAGAAAATGTATTCATCAAAAGTCTCCGATTTAATTTCAGTGTTCAGAATTTAGCAAAATTCACCAGTTATTCTGGCTGGAACCCACAAGTGAGCAACTTTGGTAACAACCCACAAAGACTAGGGGTTGATGACTTTTCCTATCCAATAAACCGAACCTACACCCTAGGTGTCAACATTAACTTCTAA
- a CDS encoding FecR family protein — MDFKLIIKKINNTLTAEESKIFEAWHNESEVHRNYFDRVKNNYSKGADIVDVKKGWTNVSAKIKEKRYSSYKYAAAIVLLFSTILTWYWNTENIRTTPPIKSTVIHKKQDHIGSDKATLTLEDGSEVLLERGKSFETNKASSNGEQLVYNKNRSPEKITGKNTLTIPRGGQFFLILNDGTKVWVNSGTQIKYPVAFAANKPREIELVHGEAYFDVSPSTEHNGSHFIIKTEGQKIEVLGTEFNIKAYDDDDHISTTLVEGKVLVKNGHDSKNLTPGHQSKIDRSTNKLVVSAVDVYNEISWKDGLFSFKNQSLEDIMKVLSRWYDVDVAFENKSIKKLTFNGIFRKNLKLDQILKIIQNTNEVNYEIKGKTITMK, encoded by the coding sequence ATGGATTTCAAACTCATAATAAAGAAAATTAACAACACCCTAACCGCAGAGGAAAGTAAAATTTTCGAAGCGTGGCACAATGAATCCGAAGTTCATCGAAACTACTTTGATAGGGTCAAAAATAATTATTCAAAAGGAGCTGATATAGTCGATGTTAAAAAAGGATGGACCAATGTTTCTGCCAAGATAAAAGAAAAGCGTTATTCTTCTTATAAATATGCAGCTGCCATCGTCTTACTTTTTTCAACCATCCTTACTTGGTATTGGAATACCGAAAATATCCGAACAACGCCTCCCATAAAATCAACCGTAATCCATAAAAAACAGGATCATATTGGTTCGGATAAAGCCACACTTACCTTAGAAGACGGATCAGAAGTACTTTTAGAGAGAGGGAAAAGTTTTGAAACTAACAAAGCGTCAAGTAATGGGGAACAGTTAGTCTACAATAAAAATAGATCTCCAGAGAAAATCACAGGTAAAAATACACTTACTATCCCTAGAGGAGGCCAATTTTTCCTAATTCTTAACGATGGAACCAAAGTATGGGTCAACTCTGGAACACAAATAAAATATCCTGTAGCCTTTGCCGCTAACAAACCCAGAGAAATAGAATTGGTACATGGCGAAGCCTATTTTGATGTGTCCCCGAGTACAGAACACAATGGTTCTCACTTTATCATAAAAACCGAAGGCCAGAAAATAGAAGTTTTGGGCACGGAGTTCAACATTAAGGCCTATGATGACGATGACCATATATCCACAACTTTAGTAGAAGGCAAGGTCTTGGTTAAAAACGGACATGATTCAAAGAACCTTACTCCCGGCCATCAATCAAAAATCGACCGTAGCACAAATAAACTAGTCGTTTCTGCGGTAGATGTATACAATGAAATATCATGGAAAGATGGACTTTTCAGCTTCAAGAACCAATCGTTAGAAGATATTATGAAAGTGCTTTCTCGCTGGTATGACGTTGATGTAGCCTTTGAAAATAAAAGTATTAAAAAGTTGACCTTCAATGGCATCTTTAGAAAAAACCTAAAACTGGACCAAATATTAAAAATCATTCAGAACACCAACGAAGTTAATTACGAAATAAAAGGAAAAACCATCACTATGAAGTAA
- a CDS encoding RNA polymerase sigma factor produces the protein MDLDNFLTEIQNKNHFVFKRLFDDMYHDLVTYANGYLFDMASSEDVVQEIFVRLWEKSNKIVLKTNLKAYLYAMVRNKCLNRLKKLKITDNSNILDRQISFAFDQEPDWFTEQEKEIRNQQALCIIENLPLRMRSIVELRFRDNYRYKEIAEELNVSINTVKTQLKRAKAKLGELTASITVLLLFL, from the coding sequence TTGGACCTAGATAACTTCTTAACGGAAATACAGAACAAAAACCACTTTGTCTTTAAAAGGTTATTTGATGATATGTACCATGATTTGGTTACGTATGCAAATGGTTATTTGTTTGATATGGCTTCCAGTGAAGATGTAGTACAAGAAATTTTTGTGCGACTTTGGGAGAAATCAAATAAGATTGTCCTTAAAACAAACCTAAAAGCCTATTTGTACGCTATGGTGCGAAATAAATGTTTGAATAGGTTAAAAAAATTAAAAATTACCGATAATTCTAATATTTTAGACAGACAAATTTCGTTTGCATTTGATCAAGAACCAGATTGGTTCACTGAACAAGAAAAGGAAATTCGGAATCAACAAGCTTTATGTATCATAGAGAATTTACCTCTGAGAATGCGTTCTATCGTTGAACTACGTTTTAGAGACAATTATCGCTATAAAGAAATAGCCGAGGAATTAAATGTTTCCATAAATACTGTAAAGACCCAATTAAAAAGGGCCAAGGCCAAATTAGGTGAACTTACCGCCTCTATAACAGTTCTATTATTATTTCTTTAG
- a CDS encoding sulfatase family protein: MFLNDLHLPEEEICMAEIFKTAGYDTGYLGKWHLDGHGRLNNVAPERRQGFDYWKALECSHNYTKMPYYENLDAQMKYWDGFSPFAIADEANNYMAEQTKKDNPLLLFVSIATPHFPHNNAPQKYKDLYPKPELTLAPNVPEEWKNAALKELQGYYAQCTVSDEAIGSILNKIKELDIWENTIIVFSADHGEMMGSHGARPFAKQLAWDESIKVPFLVSYPSIGKNRGAIINAPINTPDILPSLLGLSEIDIPSTIEGQNLSSLIKSPNPEIDRTALVMSVCPIADEYIYQEYRAIRTKQYTYARTLDNATMLFDNIQDPYQMNNLINNDNFQNLHIELDAKLKKNLQEIGDETFKHRDYYLKKWNLKLSDRNHAIDYFGFEEGKGVVQTPRLTHN; the protein is encoded by the coding sequence ATGTTTCTAAACGATCTTCATTTACCCGAAGAAGAAATCTGCATGGCAGAGATTTTCAAAACTGCAGGCTATGATACAGGATACCTAGGAAAATGGCATTTAGACGGTCATGGAAGGTTGAATAACGTGGCCCCGGAAAGACGACAGGGTTTTGATTATTGGAAGGCCTTGGAGTGTTCCCACAATTATACCAAGATGCCCTATTACGAAAACCTAGATGCGCAGATGAAATACTGGGATGGCTTTTCTCCATTTGCCATTGCAGATGAGGCAAACAATTATATGGCAGAGCAGACTAAAAAAGACAATCCCCTTCTTTTATTTGTCTCTATAGCAACCCCACATTTCCCCCATAACAATGCCCCTCAAAAATATAAAGATTTATACCCCAAACCTGAATTAACGCTTGCACCCAACGTACCTGAAGAATGGAAAAACGCAGCCCTAAAAGAATTACAGGGTTATTATGCCCAATGCACAGTTTCTGACGAGGCCATTGGTAGTATTCTTAATAAAATTAAAGAATTGGATATATGGGAAAACACCATTATAGTCTTCTCGGCCGACCATGGTGAAATGATGGGATCCCATGGAGCTAGGCCTTTTGCCAAACAATTGGCATGGGATGAGTCTATTAAAGTTCCATTTTTGGTCAGTTATCCTTCTATTGGTAAAAATAGGGGAGCTATTATAAATGCCCCGATAAATACCCCCGATATTCTTCCTTCTCTTTTAGGCCTATCTGAAATTGATATACCATCAACTATTGAAGGACAAAATCTTTCATCCTTAATAAAGTCCCCAAACCCTGAGATTGATCGAACCGCCTTGGTTATGAGCGTCTGTCCTATTGCTGATGAATACATTTATCAAGAGTATAGGGCTATCCGAACAAAGCAATATACCTATGCTCGCACACTGGATAATGCCACAATGCTTTTTGATAATATTCAAGACCCATACCAAATGAATAACCTCATTAACAATGATAATTTTCAAAATCTTCATATAGAATTGGATGCTAAACTCAAAAAAAACCTTCAAGAAATAGGTGATGAAACTTTTAAGCATAGGGACTATTATTTAAAAAAATGGAATTTAAAACTGAGTGATAGGAATCATGCAATTGATTATTTCGGTTTTGAAGAGGGCAAAGGAGTCGTTCAAACACCTAGACTTACCCATAACTGA
- a CDS encoding sulfatase-like hydrolase/transferase, translating to MNITILLLSIVIFFPPTLRSQEKNKTKKPNVVYILTDQWRASALGYAGNPDVKTPNLDKFSKKAVNFTNAVSIAPVCTPHRAALMTGRRVCF from the coding sequence ATGAATATTACGATTTTGTTATTATCTATTGTTATTTTTTTCCCACCAACCTTGCGTTCACAGGAAAAGAATAAGACAAAAAAACCAAACGTAGTTTACATTTTAACTGACCAATGGAGGGCTTCCGCTCTTGGTTACGCAGGAAACCCAGATGTAAAAACACCAAACCTAGATAAGTTCTCCAAAAAGGCTGTCAATTTTACCAATGCAGTATCTATTGCCCCAGTTTGTACCCCACATAGAGCCGCTTTGATGACCGGTCGACGGGTATGTTTCTAA
- a CDS encoding glycosyl hydrolase, giving the protein MNTIISRIQPLTVVCFMLYATFFFGQQNNKKLSLKEDFKNPPSTSAPGVYWYFMDGNLSREEMTKDLESMKEAGISNLIFLEVGIGVPRGPVDFMSTEWQDLYAHAVREAERLGIKILLGAGPGWCGSGGPWVTPEESMKHLVYSETEVKGNKKIKVKLPIPEQRSTQWHNLKDPYYEDFAVYAIPNSVKPTIKDINEKALYERDPYSSKPNVKPFLPDPIGGSNLDGGKILDHADVINITSFMEPNGKLVWKAPKGDWTIIRMGKRVTGASTRPSPEPVIGLESNKMDSVAFKNHLANYTDILLEKTAPRKEDSGWTGFHMDSWESGAQNWTEGIVEEFIKRRGYDPEPYFLTYTGRTVKSTEITERFLWDLRQTCKELVLENHVEFAKKYAHRNGLELTIEPYDMNPAGDLDLGAIADVIMAEFWSKRFGYVTWYAVLEATSISHITGRPIVGAEVFTSSNKQAWQEYPWSMKDQSDWALALGVNRFIYHTFAHKPLGDEYRPGMTMGQYGVHWDRGQTWWPMVQAYHKYINRSSHMMQQGQAVSDILYLTPEGAPMVFTPPTDALEENGAIPDKKGYGFDGCSPKMLMDKALVENGKIVFPDASSYEIMVLPNFQSMTPALLKKITSLVEQGAKIIGTPPIKSPSLTNYPESDDEVKLMAQNLWGSMQIPNERQDRKFGEGMVYWGGNLTDLNADELYPSYLNTTELLGQMNITEDFSSSNDHIRFGHRKTDDQDIYFVANRKDVFQTTKCSFRAEGTPELWIPTTGETRMITDYSIENGLTIIPMEFFPYESFFITFSKNSNGKKITTSNAGNFEKLTNLMTLEGSWQVAFDTKYGGPENIVFNELQDWTSHENRGIKYYSGIATYKKTFEMEGIDDKKYFIDLGKVNDIARVKLNGKDLGVVWCAPWRIEVSSSLREGANELEIEVGNRWINRLLGDQQAPDANVRKVKFNNGLLGEKEFTTGRYTFTTEAAMRSFKFKEPLSSGLLGPVQLIKN; this is encoded by the coding sequence ATGAATACCATTATTTCCAGAATACAACCATTAACCGTAGTATGCTTTATGTTGTATGCTACTTTCTTTTTCGGTCAACAAAACAATAAGAAATTATCTCTAAAAGAAGATTTTAAAAATCCGCCTTCTACATCCGCCCCTGGAGTCTATTGGTATTTTATGGATGGGAACCTCTCTCGTGAAGAAATGACGAAAGACCTCGAATCAATGAAAGAAGCTGGCATAAGTAACCTGATATTTCTTGAAGTCGGAATCGGAGTGCCCCGCGGCCCTGTAGATTTCATGAGTACCGAATGGCAAGACCTCTATGCACATGCGGTTAGGGAGGCCGAAAGATTAGGGATTAAAATTTTGTTAGGTGCAGGACCAGGATGGTGCGGCAGCGGTGGTCCTTGGGTCACACCAGAGGAGTCTATGAAACATTTGGTGTATAGCGAAACAGAAGTTAAAGGAAACAAAAAAATAAAAGTAAAGCTTCCTATACCCGAACAGAGAAGTACGCAATGGCACAACCTGAAAGACCCATATTACGAGGATTTTGCAGTTTATGCGATTCCCAACTCCGTAAAACCAACGATTAAGGATATAAACGAAAAAGCGCTTTATGAACGTGACCCTTATTCTTCAAAACCAAATGTAAAACCCTTCCTGCCAGACCCTATCGGTGGTTCAAATTTAGATGGTGGTAAAATCCTGGATCATGCCGATGTTATCAATATAACCTCGTTTATGGAACCGAACGGGAAGCTTGTCTGGAAAGCTCCTAAAGGAGATTGGACCATTATCCGTATGGGAAAGAGAGTAACGGGAGCAAGCACCCGTCCTTCTCCTGAACCTGTCATTGGTCTCGAAAGTAATAAAATGGATTCTGTTGCCTTTAAAAATCATCTGGCAAACTATACGGATATATTACTAGAAAAAACAGCTCCTAGAAAAGAAGATTCCGGTTGGACAGGTTTTCACATGGATAGTTGGGAAAGTGGGGCCCAAAATTGGACCGAAGGCATTGTTGAAGAGTTTATAAAACGTAGAGGCTACGACCCTGAACCCTATTTTCTAACCTATACCGGACGAACGGTAAAAAGTACGGAGATTACGGAACGATTCTTATGGGATTTACGTCAAACCTGTAAGGAACTGGTTTTGGAAAACCATGTTGAATTTGCCAAGAAATATGCGCATAGAAACGGTTTGGAATTAACCATTGAACCCTATGATATGAACCCGGCAGGTGACTTAGACCTAGGTGCCATTGCCGATGTTATCATGGCTGAATTTTGGAGCAAACGTTTCGGGTACGTCACTTGGTACGCAGTTTTAGAAGCCACTTCCATTTCTCATATAACCGGACGACCTATAGTAGGAGCAGAAGTATTCACCTCTAGCAACAAACAGGCTTGGCAAGAATACCCTTGGTCTATGAAGGACCAAAGTGATTGGGCTTTGGCTTTAGGTGTCAATCGCTTTATCTATCATACTTTTGCCCACAAGCCATTAGGTGATGAATACCGTCCAGGAATGACAATGGGACAATACGGTGTACACTGGGACAGAGGCCAGACCTGGTGGCCGATGGTACAGGCTTACCATAAGTACATTAATCGTTCTTCGCATATGATGCAACAAGGTCAGGCGGTTTCGGACATTCTATATCTCACACCAGAAGGTGCTCCAATGGTCTTTACCCCCCCTACTGATGCCCTAGAAGAAAATGGGGCCATTCCGGACAAGAAAGGATATGGTTTTGACGGCTGTTCTCCAAAAATGTTGATGGATAAAGCCTTAGTGGAGAATGGAAAAATAGTCTTTCCCGATGCCTCTTCCTATGAAATTATGGTCTTGCCCAACTTTCAATCAATGACACCGGCCTTACTCAAAAAAATTACTTCCTTGGTTGAACAGGGTGCAAAAATAATTGGTACTCCCCCAATAAAATCACCAAGTCTCACCAATTACCCAGAGAGCGACGATGAAGTAAAATTGATGGCACAAAATCTTTGGGGATCCATGCAAATACCTAACGAAAGACAAGACCGTAAGTTCGGGGAAGGAATGGTCTATTGGGGCGGAAATCTAACTGACCTTAATGCCGATGAGCTATATCCTAGCTACCTGAATACTACTGAACTTCTAGGGCAGATGAATATAACAGAAGATTTCTCATCTTCCAATGACCATATTCGATTTGGTCATCGCAAAACGGACGACCAAGACATCTACTTTGTTGCTAACCGAAAGGATGTTTTCCAAACTACCAAATGTTCATTTCGTGCAGAGGGGACTCCTGAACTTTGGATACCTACCACAGGTGAGACACGAATGATAACAGATTATTCAATAGAAAATGGTTTGACCATAATTCCTATGGAATTCTTTCCTTATGAGAGCTTCTTTATAACGTTCTCCAAAAATAGCAATGGCAAGAAAATTACCACCAGTAATGCTGGTAATTTTGAAAAATTAACCAACCTCATGACTTTGGAAGGTTCTTGGCAAGTTGCCTTTGACACCAAATATGGAGGACCTGAGAACATTGTATTTAATGAGCTTCAAGATTGGACATCCCATGAGAATAGGGGCATAAAGTATTATTCTGGCATTGCCACCTATAAAAAGACCTTTGAGATGGAAGGAATTGATGATAAAAAATATTTTATAGACCTCGGAAAGGTTAACGATATTGCACGAGTCAAGCTCAATGGCAAAGACTTAGGTGTTGTTTGGTGCGCCCCATGGAGAATTGAGGTTTCCAGTTCCTTACGAGAAGGTGCCAACGAATTGGAGATTGAAGTCGGCAACCGTTGGATTAACCGTTTATTGGGAGACCAGCAAGCACCAGATGCCAATGTGCGTAAGGTAAAATTCAATAACGGATTACTGGGGGAGAAAGAATTTACTACTGGCAGATATACATTTACCACAGAAGCCGCAATGCGTTCTTTTAAATTCAAGGAACCATTATCGTCTGGCCTGTTAGGACCCGTACAACTTATTAAAAATTAA